In Tachysurus vachellii isolate PV-2020 chromosome 12, HZAU_Pvac_v1, whole genome shotgun sequence, the following are encoded in one genomic region:
- the atxn2 gene encoding ataxin-2 isoform X7 has translation MSMKQTGGNRKPGSSSGAAAASGAGGCAGAAVGRHGLPRGRNNAKAHSTPVAFSGVYANMRMVHVLTSVVGAKCELNVKNGTVYEGVFKTYGPECELVLDAAHRNSAELNVSPRREDIVESIIFKASDVVVVHFKDVDLSYAKKVSSEQDNLADNSISTRLNGEHKEKDLEPWDGGDQHVSGSLESLETDLSNGWDPDDMFKYNEETYGVKSTYDSSLSSYTVPLERDNSEEFLKREARAALLAEEIEASATYKARVALENDDRSEEEKYSAVVRDTHTLSRENKYIPPGQRNREAGLSWGAGRQNSPRLVQCNPGPPTPRASPHEYNSVVNGGAQHWLSRCPSPSSRPSSRYQSGPNASLPTRPPSRPPSRPLRPPSHPSAHGSSAPLSTLPKHLSLEGPPRMSPKSQRTPRAHRMPSCRGAVPPGVEFMSQGASGEASTTPPTRSSPSGGTWSSVVSGGHRPRSPRQNVGGGAPPCPSSSSSSPQAGTVPLESVGMLTSATSPISASPAPNMAAIPVTEAKEIRHNSPSANKENVKPVESSPSSRPVSKGFPSMPPDHRKQIDNLKKFSVDFRLQSSTNQDLTVDTMISKSLRDSGEKPKESPGDKSVTELTGPKVCSESSGSDEVSAAVGVGSKPGTPPSPSSSTLSTEQKRVPDVTSQGVQTSSPAALKSDDKEEKKDPVQESVRKSTLNPNAKEFNPRPFCTPPKPATTPTLTRPQGQPSPSIMVQQPPAVYSQQMCFPQMYPLTPVSPGVQTPTVYHLPVPHMTVSQSKPFRQVPSMPQQRPEQHHPAGTSPMMHPATAAGPPIVAQSPVYSTQYFTCNPPQFSSQPLMQQMPHYQSQTQHVFSSVMQGGPRMITSSHGQPNLVSSSTTQYGEQTHPMYAPIHQQYPHPGATLHPHPPQPPQPSATPTAQAQQSGQHAGTNHAASSPVQHPQHQASLHLASAAPPQQQMYSALTPTPPSMTPGPAPQSPQAVYIHPQQVQHSYNTNHMAHMQQAHMQSGLVPPHHGTPSHPVMLMATQAPAGPQSTLNPIPVSSTTHFSYMAHPSVQPHHQQQL, from the exons ATGTCAATGAAGCAGACAGGCGGTAATCGCAAACCGGGCAGCAGTAGCGGGGCCGCAGCGGCCTCAGGAGCAGGGGGATGCGCAGGAGCTGCTGTAGGACGACACGGTTTACCCAG GGGACGCAACAACGCCAAAGCACATTCCACACCA GTGGCCTTCAGTGGCGTTTATGCAAACATGAGAATGGTTCACGTCTTAACTTCAGTGGTG GGAGCTAAGTgcgaacttaacgtgaaaaatGGCACTGTCTACGAGGGTGTCTTCAAAACGTATGGCCCGGAG TGCGAGCTGGTCCTGGATGCAGCCCACAGGAACAGTGCAGAGCTGAACGTAAGCCCTCGTCGCGAGGACATAGTCGAGAGCATCATCTTCAAGGCCTCAGATGTTGTGGTTGTGCATTTTAAAGACGTGGACCTGAGCTATGCCAAAAAAG TCTCATCAGAGCAAG ATAACCTTGCAGACAACTCAATAAGCACTCGTTTAAATGGAGAACATAAAGAGAAGGATTTAGAGCCTTGGGATGGAGGAGATCAGCATGTCTCCGGCAGCTTGGAGTCTCTTGAAACTGACTTG TCAAATGGTTGGGACCCTGATGACATGTTCAAATACAATGAGGAAACTTATGGAGTGAAGTCTACTTATGATAGCAGTCTGTCCTCATACAC AGTGCCACTGGAGCGAGACAATTCGGAGGAGTTCCTCAAGCGGGAAGCTCGTGCAGCCCTGCTCGCTGAGGAGATTGAGGCCAGCGCTACTTATAAGGCCCGTGTGGCACTGGAGAATGATGATCGATCAGAAGAGGAAAAATACTCGGCTGTAGTGCGGGACACGCACACATTGAGCAG ggaaaataaatacattcccCCGGGTCAGAGGAACAGAGAAGCAGGACTGTCATGGGGAGCAGGACGACAGAACTCGCCCAGACTGGTGCAGTGCAACCCTGGACCTCCTACACCCAGAGCTTCACCTCACGAATACAACAGTGTTGTCAATGGAG GTGCCCAACATTGGCTCTCTCGCTGTCCATCTCCCTCCTCTCGCCCTTCCTCTCGCTACCAGTCAGGCCCCAACGCCTCCCTTCCCACTCGGCCACCCTCCAGACCCCCATCCAGGCCCTTGCGGCCCCCCTCTCACCCCTCTGCCCATGGCTCTTCAGCACCCCTCTCCACTCTGCCCAAACACCTCTCCTTGGAAG GTCCACCAAGGATGTCTCCAAAATCCCAGAGAACCCCTAGGGCACACAGAATGCCATCCTGCCGGGGTGCTGTCCCTCCTGGGGTGGAATTCATGTCGCAGGGTGCTTCTGGGGAGGCCTCAACCACTCCTCCTACTCGTAGCAGCCCATCGGGTGGCACTTGGTCTTCAGTGGTCAGTGGAG GACACAGACCTCGTTCTCCTCGGCAAAATGTTGGGGGCGGAGCGCCCCCATgcccctcctcctcttcatcttctccaCAAGCTGGCACAGTGCCACTTGAGTCAGTAGGCATGCTCACTTCTGCAACTTCACCAATTTCAGCAAGTCCTGCACCTAACATGGCTGCAATACCAGTAACTGAAG CAAAAGAAATTAGGCACAATTCTCCTTCGGCCAACAAGGAGAACGTGAAGCCTGTGGAATCTTCTCCAAGCAGTAGGCCAGTTAGTAAAG gATTTCCAAGCATGCCACCTGATCATAGAAAGCAAAtagacaatttaaaaaaatttagtgTGGATTTTAGG TTGCAATCCAGCACAAATCAAGATCTTACTGTTGACACCATGATCTCCAAGTCTCTACGGGACTCTGGAGAGAAACCGAAGGAGTCACCGGGTGATAAGAGTGTGACTGAGTTGACAGGACCTAAGGTTTGCTCAGAGTCTTCTGGCAGTGATGAGGTGTCAGCAGCGGTGGGTGTTGGGAGTAAACCTGGTactcctccctctccctcatcctctactctcagcACAGAGCAAAAACGTGTACCTGATGTGACGTCTCAGGGTGTCCAGACTTCTTCACCTGCTGCTTTGAAGTCAGATGataaagaggagaagaaagaccCTGTACAAGA GAGTGTTAGAAAATCAACTCTCAATCCTAATGCCAAGGAGTTTAACCCCAGACCTTTCTGCACTCCA CCCAAACCAGCCACTACTCCAACTCTGACACGACCCCAGGGTCAACCAAGCCCTTCCATCATGGTGCAGCAGCCTCCTGCCGTTTATAGCCAGCAGATGTGCTTCCCGCAGATGTACCCACTGACCCCAGTCAGCCCTGGAGTGCAG ACTCCTACTGTGTACCATCTTCCAGTTCCTCACATGACTGTAAGCCAGTCCAAGCCGTTCAGACAAG TACCCAGTATGCCACAGCAAAGACCTGAGCAGCATCACCCAGCAGGCACATCACCCATGATGCACCCTGCCACAGCTGCAGGTCCCCCAATCGTAGCCCAGAGCCCAGTTTACTCCACTCAGTACTTCACCTGCAACCCTCCACAGTTCAGCAGCCAGCCGCTTATGCAGCAGATGCCCCACTACCAGTCCCAG ACCCAGCATGTCTTCAGTTCTGTTATGCAGGGAGGTCCCAGGATGATCACCTCCAGCCATGGCCAGCCCAATCTGGTCTCCTCCTCCACTACCCAGTATGGTGAGCAGACCCACCCAATGTATG CCCCCATTCACCAGCAATACCCACATCCTGGTGCCACCCTTCACCCACATCCCCCTCAACCCCCACAGCCTTCTGCCACACCCACAGCTCAGGCCCAGCAGAGTGGGCAGCATGCCGGCACAAACCACGCTGCTTCCAGCCCCGTCCAGCACCCACAGCACCAGGCGTCTCTTCACCTGGCCAGTGCAGCTCCCCCACAGCAACAGATGTACTCTGCCTTGACTCCAACCCCACCCTCCATGACTCCTGGTCCAGCTCCTCA
- the atxn2 gene encoding ataxin-2 isoform X9: MSMKQTGGNRKPGSSSGAAAASGAGGCAGAAVGRHGLPRGRNNAKAHSTPVAFSGVYANMRMVHVLTSVVGAKCELNVKNGTVYEGVFKTYGPECELVLDAAHRNSAELNVSPRREDIVESIIFKASDVVVVHFKDVDLSYAKKVSSEQDNLADNSISTRLNGEHKEKDLEPWDGGDQHVSGSLESLETDLSNGWDPDDMFKYNEETYGVKSTYDSSLSSYTVPLERDNSEEFLKREARAALLAEEIEASATYKARVALENDDRSEEEKYSAVVRDTHTLSRENKYIPPGQRNREAGLSWGAGRQNSPRLVQCNPGPPTPRASPHEYNSVVNGGPPRMSPKSQRTPRAHRMPSCRGAVPPGVEFMSQGASGEASTTPPTRSSPSGGTWSSVVSGGHRPRSPRQNVGGGAPPCPSSSSSSPQAGTVPLESVGMLTSATSPISASPAPNMAAIPVTEAKEIRHNSPSANKENVKPVESSPSSRPVSKGFPSMPPDHRKQIDNLKKFSVDFRLQSSTNQDLTVDTMISKSLRDSGEKPKESPGDKSVTELTGPKVCSESSGSDEVSAAVGVGSKPGTPPSPSSSTLSTEQKRVPDVTSQGVQTSSPAALKSDDKEEKKDPVQESVRKSTLNPNAKEFNPRPFCTPPKPATTPTLTRPQGQPSPSIMVQQPPAVYSQQMCFPQMYPLTPVSPGVQLSTSFMYSDWKMMISAVYMSEDEEQLKSIIWKTPTVYHLPVPHMTVSQSKPFRQGKVPSMPQQRPEQHHPAGTSPMMHPATAAGPPIVAQSPVYSTQYFTCNPPQFSSQPLMQQMPHYQSQTQHVFSSVMQGGPRMITSSHGQPNLVSSSTTQYGEQTHPMYAPIHQQYPHPGATLHPHPPQPPQPSATPTAQAQQSGQHAGTNHAASSPVQHPQHQASLHLASAAPPQQQMYSALTPTPPSMTPGPAPQSPQAVYIHPQQVQHSYNTNHMAHMQQAHMQSGLVPPHHGTPSHPVMLMATQAPAGPQSTLNPIPVSSTTHFSYMAHPSVQPHHQQQL; encoded by the exons ATGTCAATGAAGCAGACAGGCGGTAATCGCAAACCGGGCAGCAGTAGCGGGGCCGCAGCGGCCTCAGGAGCAGGGGGATGCGCAGGAGCTGCTGTAGGACGACACGGTTTACCCAG GGGACGCAACAACGCCAAAGCACATTCCACACCA GTGGCCTTCAGTGGCGTTTATGCAAACATGAGAATGGTTCACGTCTTAACTTCAGTGGTG GGAGCTAAGTgcgaacttaacgtgaaaaatGGCACTGTCTACGAGGGTGTCTTCAAAACGTATGGCCCGGAG TGCGAGCTGGTCCTGGATGCAGCCCACAGGAACAGTGCAGAGCTGAACGTAAGCCCTCGTCGCGAGGACATAGTCGAGAGCATCATCTTCAAGGCCTCAGATGTTGTGGTTGTGCATTTTAAAGACGTGGACCTGAGCTATGCCAAAAAAG TCTCATCAGAGCAAG ATAACCTTGCAGACAACTCAATAAGCACTCGTTTAAATGGAGAACATAAAGAGAAGGATTTAGAGCCTTGGGATGGAGGAGATCAGCATGTCTCCGGCAGCTTGGAGTCTCTTGAAACTGACTTG TCAAATGGTTGGGACCCTGATGACATGTTCAAATACAATGAGGAAACTTATGGAGTGAAGTCTACTTATGATAGCAGTCTGTCCTCATACAC AGTGCCACTGGAGCGAGACAATTCGGAGGAGTTCCTCAAGCGGGAAGCTCGTGCAGCCCTGCTCGCTGAGGAGATTGAGGCCAGCGCTACTTATAAGGCCCGTGTGGCACTGGAGAATGATGATCGATCAGAAGAGGAAAAATACTCGGCTGTAGTGCGGGACACGCACACATTGAGCAG ggaaaataaatacattcccCCGGGTCAGAGGAACAGAGAAGCAGGACTGTCATGGGGAGCAGGACGACAGAACTCGCCCAGACTGGTGCAGTGCAACCCTGGACCTCCTACACCCAGAGCTTCACCTCACGAATACAACAGTGTTGTCAATGGAG GTCCACCAAGGATGTCTCCAAAATCCCAGAGAACCCCTAGGGCACACAGAATGCCATCCTGCCGGGGTGCTGTCCCTCCTGGGGTGGAATTCATGTCGCAGGGTGCTTCTGGGGAGGCCTCAACCACTCCTCCTACTCGTAGCAGCCCATCGGGTGGCACTTGGTCTTCAGTGGTCAGTGGAG GACACAGACCTCGTTCTCCTCGGCAAAATGTTGGGGGCGGAGCGCCCCCATgcccctcctcctcttcatcttctccaCAAGCTGGCACAGTGCCACTTGAGTCAGTAGGCATGCTCACTTCTGCAACTTCACCAATTTCAGCAAGTCCTGCACCTAACATGGCTGCAATACCAGTAACTGAAG CAAAAGAAATTAGGCACAATTCTCCTTCGGCCAACAAGGAGAACGTGAAGCCTGTGGAATCTTCTCCAAGCAGTAGGCCAGTTAGTAAAG gATTTCCAAGCATGCCACCTGATCATAGAAAGCAAAtagacaatttaaaaaaatttagtgTGGATTTTAGG TTGCAATCCAGCACAAATCAAGATCTTACTGTTGACACCATGATCTCCAAGTCTCTACGGGACTCTGGAGAGAAACCGAAGGAGTCACCGGGTGATAAGAGTGTGACTGAGTTGACAGGACCTAAGGTTTGCTCAGAGTCTTCTGGCAGTGATGAGGTGTCAGCAGCGGTGGGTGTTGGGAGTAAACCTGGTactcctccctctccctcatcctctactctcagcACAGAGCAAAAACGTGTACCTGATGTGACGTCTCAGGGTGTCCAGACTTCTTCACCTGCTGCTTTGAAGTCAGATGataaagaggagaagaaagaccCTGTACAAGA GAGTGTTAGAAAATCAACTCTCAATCCTAATGCCAAGGAGTTTAACCCCAGACCTTTCTGCACTCCA CCCAAACCAGCCACTACTCCAACTCTGACACGACCCCAGGGTCAACCAAGCCCTTCCATCATGGTGCAGCAGCCTCCTGCCGTTTATAGCCAGCAGATGTGCTTCCCGCAGATGTACCCACTGACCCCAGTCAGCCCTGGAGTGCAG CTGTCTACTAGTTTCATGTACTCTGATTGGAAAATGATGATTTCTGCAGTTTATATGTCTGAGGATGAAGAACAACtt AAAAGCATTATCTGGAAG ACTCCTACTGTGTACCATCTTCCAGTTCCTCACATGACTGTAAGCCAGTCCAAGCCGTTCAGACAAGGTAAAG TACCCAGTATGCCACAGCAAAGACCTGAGCAGCATCACCCAGCAGGCACATCACCCATGATGCACCCTGCCACAGCTGCAGGTCCCCCAATCGTAGCCCAGAGCCCAGTTTACTCCACTCAGTACTTCACCTGCAACCCTCCACAGTTCAGCAGCCAGCCGCTTATGCAGCAGATGCCCCACTACCAGTCCCAG ACCCAGCATGTCTTCAGTTCTGTTATGCAGGGAGGTCCCAGGATGATCACCTCCAGCCATGGCCAGCCCAATCTGGTCTCCTCCTCCACTACCCAGTATGGTGAGCAGACCCACCCAATGTATG CCCCCATTCACCAGCAATACCCACATCCTGGTGCCACCCTTCACCCACATCCCCCTCAACCCCCACAGCCTTCTGCCACACCCACAGCTCAGGCCCAGCAGAGTGGGCAGCATGCCGGCACAAACCACGCTGCTTCCAGCCCCGTCCAGCACCCACAGCACCAGGCGTCTCTTCACCTGGCCAGTGCAGCTCCCCCACAGCAACAGATGTACTCTGCCTTGACTCCAACCCCACCCTCCATGACTCCTGGTCCAGCTCCTCA
- the atxn2 gene encoding ataxin-2 isoform X4, translating to MSMKQTGGNRKPGSSSGAAAASGAGGCAGAAVGRHGLPRGRNNAKAHSTPVAFSGVYANMRMVHVLTSVVGAKCELNVKNGTVYEGVFKTYGPECELVLDAAHRNSAELNVSPRREDIVESIIFKASDVVVVHFKDVDLSYAKKVSSEQDNLADNSISTRLNGEHKEKDLEPWDGGDQHVSGSLESLETDLSNGWDPDDMFKYNEETYGVKSTYDSSLSSYTVPLERDNSEEFLKREARAALLAEEIEASATYKARVALENDDRSEEEKYSAVVRDTHTLSRENKYIPPGQRNREAGLSWGAGRQNSPRLVQCNPGPPTPRASPHEYNSVVNGGAQHWLSRCPSPSSRPSSRYQSGPNASLPTRPPSRPPSRPLRPPSHPSAHGSSAPLSTLPKHLSLEGPPRMSPKSQRTPRAHRMPSCRGAVPPGVEFMSQGASGEASTTPPTRSSPSGGTWSSVVSGGHRPRSPRQNVGGGAPPCPSSSSSSPQAGTVPLESVGMLTSATSPISASPAPNMAAIPVTEAKEIRHNSPSANKENVKPVESSPSSRPVSKGFPSMPPDHRKQIDNLKKFSVDFRLQSSTNQDLTVDTMISKSLRDSGEKPKESPGDKSVTELTGPKVCSESSGSDEVSAAVGVGSKPGTPPSPSSSTLSTEQKRVPDVTSQGVQTSSPAALKSDDKEEKKDPVQESVRKSTLNPNAKEFNPRPFCTPPKPATTPTLTRPQGQPSPSIMVQQPPAVYSQQMCFPQMYPLTPVSPGVQKSIIWKTPTVYHLPVPHMTVSQSKPFRQGKVPSMPQQRPEQHHPAGTSPMMHPATAAGPPIVAQSPVYSTQYFTCNPPQFSSQPLMQQMPHYQSQTQHVFSSVMQGGPRMITSSHGQPNLVSSSTTQYGEQTHPMYAPIHQQYPHPGATLHPHPPQPPQPSATPTAQAQQSGQHAGTNHAASSPVQHPQHQASLHLASAAPPQQQMYSALTPTPPSMTPGPAPQSPQAVYIHPQQVQHSYNTNHMAHMQQAHMQSGLVPPHHGTPSHPVMLMATQAPAGPQSTLNPIPVSSTTHFSYMAHPSVQPHHQQQL from the exons ATGTCAATGAAGCAGACAGGCGGTAATCGCAAACCGGGCAGCAGTAGCGGGGCCGCAGCGGCCTCAGGAGCAGGGGGATGCGCAGGAGCTGCTGTAGGACGACACGGTTTACCCAG GGGACGCAACAACGCCAAAGCACATTCCACACCA GTGGCCTTCAGTGGCGTTTATGCAAACATGAGAATGGTTCACGTCTTAACTTCAGTGGTG GGAGCTAAGTgcgaacttaacgtgaaaaatGGCACTGTCTACGAGGGTGTCTTCAAAACGTATGGCCCGGAG TGCGAGCTGGTCCTGGATGCAGCCCACAGGAACAGTGCAGAGCTGAACGTAAGCCCTCGTCGCGAGGACATAGTCGAGAGCATCATCTTCAAGGCCTCAGATGTTGTGGTTGTGCATTTTAAAGACGTGGACCTGAGCTATGCCAAAAAAG TCTCATCAGAGCAAG ATAACCTTGCAGACAACTCAATAAGCACTCGTTTAAATGGAGAACATAAAGAGAAGGATTTAGAGCCTTGGGATGGAGGAGATCAGCATGTCTCCGGCAGCTTGGAGTCTCTTGAAACTGACTTG TCAAATGGTTGGGACCCTGATGACATGTTCAAATACAATGAGGAAACTTATGGAGTGAAGTCTACTTATGATAGCAGTCTGTCCTCATACAC AGTGCCACTGGAGCGAGACAATTCGGAGGAGTTCCTCAAGCGGGAAGCTCGTGCAGCCCTGCTCGCTGAGGAGATTGAGGCCAGCGCTACTTATAAGGCCCGTGTGGCACTGGAGAATGATGATCGATCAGAAGAGGAAAAATACTCGGCTGTAGTGCGGGACACGCACACATTGAGCAG ggaaaataaatacattcccCCGGGTCAGAGGAACAGAGAAGCAGGACTGTCATGGGGAGCAGGACGACAGAACTCGCCCAGACTGGTGCAGTGCAACCCTGGACCTCCTACACCCAGAGCTTCACCTCACGAATACAACAGTGTTGTCAATGGAG GTGCCCAACATTGGCTCTCTCGCTGTCCATCTCCCTCCTCTCGCCCTTCCTCTCGCTACCAGTCAGGCCCCAACGCCTCCCTTCCCACTCGGCCACCCTCCAGACCCCCATCCAGGCCCTTGCGGCCCCCCTCTCACCCCTCTGCCCATGGCTCTTCAGCACCCCTCTCCACTCTGCCCAAACACCTCTCCTTGGAAG GTCCACCAAGGATGTCTCCAAAATCCCAGAGAACCCCTAGGGCACACAGAATGCCATCCTGCCGGGGTGCTGTCCCTCCTGGGGTGGAATTCATGTCGCAGGGTGCTTCTGGGGAGGCCTCAACCACTCCTCCTACTCGTAGCAGCCCATCGGGTGGCACTTGGTCTTCAGTGGTCAGTGGAG GACACAGACCTCGTTCTCCTCGGCAAAATGTTGGGGGCGGAGCGCCCCCATgcccctcctcctcttcatcttctccaCAAGCTGGCACAGTGCCACTTGAGTCAGTAGGCATGCTCACTTCTGCAACTTCACCAATTTCAGCAAGTCCTGCACCTAACATGGCTGCAATACCAGTAACTGAAG CAAAAGAAATTAGGCACAATTCTCCTTCGGCCAACAAGGAGAACGTGAAGCCTGTGGAATCTTCTCCAAGCAGTAGGCCAGTTAGTAAAG gATTTCCAAGCATGCCACCTGATCATAGAAAGCAAAtagacaatttaaaaaaatttagtgTGGATTTTAGG TTGCAATCCAGCACAAATCAAGATCTTACTGTTGACACCATGATCTCCAAGTCTCTACGGGACTCTGGAGAGAAACCGAAGGAGTCACCGGGTGATAAGAGTGTGACTGAGTTGACAGGACCTAAGGTTTGCTCAGAGTCTTCTGGCAGTGATGAGGTGTCAGCAGCGGTGGGTGTTGGGAGTAAACCTGGTactcctccctctccctcatcctctactctcagcACAGAGCAAAAACGTGTACCTGATGTGACGTCTCAGGGTGTCCAGACTTCTTCACCTGCTGCTTTGAAGTCAGATGataaagaggagaagaaagaccCTGTACAAGA GAGTGTTAGAAAATCAACTCTCAATCCTAATGCCAAGGAGTTTAACCCCAGACCTTTCTGCACTCCA CCCAAACCAGCCACTACTCCAACTCTGACACGACCCCAGGGTCAACCAAGCCCTTCCATCATGGTGCAGCAGCCTCCTGCCGTTTATAGCCAGCAGATGTGCTTCCCGCAGATGTACCCACTGACCCCAGTCAGCCCTGGAGTGCAG AAAAGCATTATCTGGAAG ACTCCTACTGTGTACCATCTTCCAGTTCCTCACATGACTGTAAGCCAGTCCAAGCCGTTCAGACAAGGTAAAG TACCCAGTATGCCACAGCAAAGACCTGAGCAGCATCACCCAGCAGGCACATCACCCATGATGCACCCTGCCACAGCTGCAGGTCCCCCAATCGTAGCCCAGAGCCCAGTTTACTCCACTCAGTACTTCACCTGCAACCCTCCACAGTTCAGCAGCCAGCCGCTTATGCAGCAGATGCCCCACTACCAGTCCCAG ACCCAGCATGTCTTCAGTTCTGTTATGCAGGGAGGTCCCAGGATGATCACCTCCAGCCATGGCCAGCCCAATCTGGTCTCCTCCTCCACTACCCAGTATGGTGAGCAGACCCACCCAATGTATG CCCCCATTCACCAGCAATACCCACATCCTGGTGCCACCCTTCACCCACATCCCCCTCAACCCCCACAGCCTTCTGCCACACCCACAGCTCAGGCCCAGCAGAGTGGGCAGCATGCCGGCACAAACCACGCTGCTTCCAGCCCCGTCCAGCACCCACAGCACCAGGCGTCTCTTCACCTGGCCAGTGCAGCTCCCCCACAGCAACAGATGTACTCTGCCTTGACTCCAACCCCACCCTCCATGACTCCTGGTCCAGCTCCTCA